One genomic segment of Oncorhynchus nerka isolate Pitt River linkage group LG16, Oner_Uvic_2.0, whole genome shotgun sequence includes these proteins:
- the LOC115144522 gene encoding charged multivesicular body protein 2a codes for MEFLFGKRKTPEEMLRQNQRALNRAMRDLDRERQRLEQQEKKIIADIKKMAKQGQMDAVKIMAKDLVRTRHYVKKFIMMRANIQAVSLKIQTLKSNNSMAQAMKGVTKAMATMNRQMKLPQIQKIMMEFERQSEIMDMKEEMMNDAIDDAMGDEDDEEESDAVVSQVLDELGLNLSDELSNLPSTGGSLSVAGGKKSEPQPALADADADLEERLNNLRRD; via the exons ATGGAGTTCCTGTTTGGGAAGAGGAAGACCCCAGAGGAGATGCTGAGGCAGAACCAGAGGGCACTGAATCGAGCCATGAGAGATCTGGACAGAGAGCGACAAAGACTGGAGCAGCAGGAGAAGAAAATAATAGCTGACATTAAGAAAATGGCCAAACAAGGACAAATG GATGCTGTCAAGATCATGGCGAAGGACTTGGTTCGCACAAGGCACTATGTGAAGAAATTTATTATGATGAGGGCAAATATCCAGGCAGTCAGTCTGAAAATCCAGACTCTCAAGTCAAACAACAGCATGGCACAGGCAATGAAAGGAGTCACCAAAGCCATGGCTACcatgaacagacag ATGAAGTTGCCACAGATTCAGAAGATCATGATGGAATTTGAACGACAGAGTGAGATCATGGACATGAAAGAGGAGATGATGAATGATGCCATAGATGATGCCATgggtgatgaggatgatgaagAAGAGAG TGATGCTGTTGTGTCCCAAGTGTTGGACGAGCTGGGTCTCAATCTCTCTGACGAACTCTCAA ATCTGCCATCCACGGGAGGTAGCCTCTCAGTGGCAGGTGGGAAGAAATCTGAACCCCAGCCAGCTCTGGCAGATGCAGATGCTGACCTGGAGGAGAGACTGAATAACCTCAGGAGAGACTGA